The proteins below are encoded in one region of Candidatus Cloacimonadota bacterium:
- a CDS encoding methylated-DNA--[protein]-cysteine S-methyltransferase has product MNIYKSEIKNKFGEFTIFFEAKTDVLLYCSFSENTLRWLNRFYPDSNLIESNQNPIITQFQEYFHAERKHFQLPYRLSGSDFQRNVWKFASEIEYGKTKTYQEIAEMLGKPLAARAVGNALGKNHLLLVIPCHRVVRKDGNIGGFSGGKKIKERLLYHENKNS; this is encoded by the coding sequence ATGAATATCTATAAAAGTGAAATCAAGAATAAATTCGGAGAGTTTACTATTTTTTTTGAAGCCAAAACAGACGTTTTACTTTACTGTAGCTTTTCCGAAAACACTTTGAGATGGTTAAACCGATTTTATCCTGATTCAAATTTGATCGAATCAAATCAAAATCCGATAATCACCCAATTTCAGGAATATTTTCACGCTGAAAGGAAACATTTCCAATTACCCTATCGGTTATCCGGATCTGATTTTCAGAGAAATGTTTGGAAGTTCGCTTCAGAAATTGAATATGGTAAAACCAAAACATATCAAGAAATTGCTGAGATGTTAGGCAAACCTTTGGCAGCCCGCGCTGTGGGAAACGCTCTCGGTAAAAACCATCTTTTGCTCGTTATCCCTTGCCATCGAGTAGTCAGAAAGGATGGAAATATTGGGGGATTCAGCGGCGGAAAAAAAATTAAGGAGCGGTTACTTTATCACGAAAATAAAAATTCATAA
- the ispG gene encoding flavodoxin-dependent (E)-4-hydroxy-3-methylbut-2-enyl-diphosphate synthase, producing the protein MNRRKTRIINVGDVAIGGDSPISVQSMTNTDTKNIPETVKQIRELTNAGCDIIRIAVPDMEAAEAFPAIIQQTDIPIIADIHFDYKLAIKSIENGASAIRINPGNIGSKERVSKVIRAAKKAGVSIRIGVNSGSLEKDIKQKYGVSAEALTKSAMRHIEFFEENDFVNIKISLKSSSVPMTIESYQKMAQLVNYPFHLGITEAGTKFSGTIKSSIGIGALLAQGIGDTIRVSLTDNPIEEIKVGIEILKALGLRKGVDFISCPTCGRTQINIIEIAQKIETEISKLGINQDITIAIMGCIVNGPGEAKEADIGIAGGNGKAVLFKKGEVIRSIPEKDIVSELVWEIKKMVE; encoded by the coding sequence ATGAATCGTAGAAAAACAAGGATTATAAATGTTGGTGATGTTGCAATTGGTGGTGATTCCCCTATTTCTGTTCAGTCCATGACAAACACAGATACGAAAAATATTCCCGAAACAGTTAAGCAAATTCGCGAACTAACAAATGCCGGATGTGATATAATTCGCATCGCTGTGCCGGATATGGAAGCTGCCGAGGCTTTTCCGGCAATTATTCAGCAGACCGATATCCCCATCATTGCAGATATTCACTTTGATTATAAATTAGCTATCAAATCAATAGAAAACGGAGCAAGTGCCATTCGGATCAATCCCGGAAATATCGGCAGCAAAGAGCGGGTTTCAAAAGTAATTCGGGCAGCAAAAAAAGCAGGAGTTTCCATCAGAATCGGGGTTAATTCCGGCTCGCTCGAAAAAGATATAAAACAAAAATATGGAGTTTCTGCGGAAGCTCTAACAAAAAGCGCTATGCGTCATATTGAATTCTTTGAGGAAAACGATTTTGTTAATATAAAAATTTCCTTAAAATCTTCATCCGTTCCGATGACTATTGAAAGTTATCAAAAAATGGCACAACTGGTAAATTACCCATTTCATCTTGGAATAACCGAAGCCGGAACAAAGTTTTCGGGGACGATAAAATCCTCAATCGGAATCGGAGCATTGCTCGCTCAGGGAATCGGTGATACTATTCGCGTTTCTCTAACAGACAATCCCATTGAAGAAATCAAAGTGGGGATCGAAATTTTAAAAGCTCTGGGACTCCGAAAAGGGGTGGATTTCATTTCTTGCCCAACTTGTGGCAGAACACAAATCAATATCATTGAGATTGCTCAAAAAATCGAAACAGAAATTTCTAAACTCGGAATAAATCAAGATATTACGATTGCAATTATGGGCTGTATTGTTAATGGACCGGGAGAAGCAAAAGAAGCAGACATCGGGATAGCCGGCGGAAACGGCAAGGCTGTTTTATTCAAAAAAGGTGAAGTCATCCGTTCGATACCTGAAAAAGATATTGTTTCGGAATTAGTTTGGGAAATAAAAAAAATGGTTGAATAA